The following coding sequences are from one Lepisosteus oculatus isolate fLepOcu1 chromosome 19, fLepOcu1.hap2, whole genome shotgun sequence window:
- the sox8a gene encoding LOW QUALITY PROTEIN: transcription factor SOX-8a (The sequence of the model RefSeq protein was modified relative to this genomic sequence to represent the inferred CDS: inserted 2 bases in 1 codon), which yields MLKMTEEHDKSLADPPCSPAGTTSSMSQEDSDSDAPLSPTGSDGPGSQHRLGKKLEGEEDERFPACIRDAVSQVLKGYDWSLVPMPVRGSGSLKNKPHVKRPMNAFMVWAQAARRKLADQYPHLHNAELSKTLGKLWRLLSESEKRPFVEEAERLRVQHKKDHPDYKYQPRRRKSVKTGQSDSDSGAELSHHPSSQIYKSEPLGGLADGHHHSDHAGQPHGPPTPPTTPKTDLHQVSKQDLKHEGRRLLDSGRQNIDFSNVDITELSTDVIGNIEAFDVHEFDQYLPPNGHAAPPPEHGHGQGPYGPAYGPPAWSHKGGAAGPAPSPAAGEGGPQRPHIKTEQLSPSHYSEHSHGSPAPAEYSSYGAQTSAASPTVATSFSSSQCDYTDLQSSNYYNPYSGYPSSLYQYPYFHSSRRPYATPLLNSLSIPPSHSPTANXGTSPCTPPSPGPKAARGGPPPDSSPLPHEVSRTSESCPGLSALMKE from the exons ATGTTAAAAATGACGGAAGAGCACGACAAGTCCCTCGCCGATCCCCCCTGCAGCCCCGCGGGGACGACCAGCTCCATGTCCCAGGAGGACTCCGACTCCGACGCCCCCCTGTCGCCGACTGGATCGGACGGACCCGGGTCCCAGCACAGGCTGGGGAAGAAACTGGAGGGCGAGGAAGACGAGCGCTTCCCCGCTTGCATCCGCGACGCCGTGTCCCAGGTCCTCAAAGGTTACGACTGGTCGCTCGTCCCGATGCCGGTGCGGGGAAGCGGCTCGTTGAAGAACAAGCCGCACGTCAAGAGACCCATGAACGCCTTCATGGTCTGGGCGCAGGCGGCGCGCAGGAAACTCGCGGACCAGTACCCACACCTGCATAATGCCGAACTTAGCAAGACCTTGGGCAAACTGTGGCG ATTGTTATCCGAGAGCGAGAAACGACCCTTCGTGGAGGAAGCGGAGCGGCTGCGAGTCCAGCACAAGAAAGATCACCCGGACTACAAGTACCAACCCCGCAGGCGGAAAAGCGTTAAAACTGGACAAAGCGACTCCGACTCCGGGGCCGAACTGAGCCACCACCCCTCCAGCCAGATCTACAAGTCGGAGCCCCTGGGGGGGCTGGCCGACGGTCACCATCACTCCGACCACGCAG GGCAGCCCCACGGCCCCCCGACGCCCCCCACCACCCCCAAAACGGACCTCCACCAGGTCAGCAAGCAGGACCTGAAGCACGAAGGCCGGCGCCTGCTGGACAGCGGCCGGCAGAACATCGACTTCAGCAACGTGGACATCACGGAGCTCAGCACCGACGTCATCGGCAACATCGAGGCCTTCGACGTGCACGAGTTCGACCAGTACCTGCCGCCCAACGGCCACGCCGCCCCGCCCCCGGAGCACGGCCACGGGCAGGGCCCCTACGGCCCCGCCTACGGCCCCCCGGCCTGGAGCCACAAGGGCGGCGCCGCCGGGCCGGCCCCGTCGCCCGCGGCCGGCGAGGGGGGCCCCCAGCGGCCGCACATCAAGACGGAGCAGCTGAGCCCGAGCCACTACAGCGAGCACTCGCACGGCTCGCCGGCCCCGGCCGAATACAGCTCCTACGGGGCCCAGACATCTGCCGCCTCGCCGACCGTCGCCACTTCCTTCTCCAGCTCCCAGTGTGACTATACAGACCTCCAGAGCTCGAATTACTATAACCCCTATTCTGGGTACCCCTCCAGTCTTTATCAGTACCCCTACTTTCATTCCTCTCGGCGCCCCTACGCCACCCCCCTCCTCAACAGCCTGTCCATTCCGCCGTCACACAGCCCGACGGCCAA TGGGACCAGCCCGTGTACACCACCCTCACCAGGCCCTAAAGCCGCGCGCGGGGGACCACCGCCGGACAGCTCTCCCCTTCCTCACGAAGTCTCGAGGACCTCCGAAAGCTGCCCAGGGCTTTCTGCACTAATGAAGGAATAG